The following is a genomic window from Chitinophaga caseinilytica.
TTTCGCTACCTTAGGACCGTTATAGTTACGGCCGCCGTTTACTGGGGCTTCAGTCAGGAGCTTTGTATTGCTACGAACACCCTTCCTTAACCTTCCAGCACCGGGCAGGTATCAGGCTCTATACTTCATCTTTCGATTTTGCAGGGCCCTGTGTTTTTGTTAAACAGTTGGTTGGACCATTTTACTGAGACCACATCACTGTGGTACGCCTTATCCCGAAGTTACAGCGTCAATTTGCCTAGTTCCTTTACCATGGATCACTCGAGCGCCTTAGGATATTCTCCTCGACTACCTGTGTCGGTTTACGGTACGGGCTGCTATAACCTAACCTTAGAGGTTTTTCTTGGAAGTCTGATTAGGGACATTATCACTTCAGCCGAAGCTTCTGTGTACTATCAGGTTCAGCACCAACTGCGGATTTTCCTACAATCGGTATACCTACACCCTTTAACGCACTATTCCGTAAGTGCGCAGTCCTTTCACTACTCCGTTACCCCATCGAAATTATAGCAGGTACTGGAATATTCACCAGTTTGCCATCAGCTACGCCTCTCGGCTTTGCCTAAGGACCCGACTAACCCTGATCCGATTAGCGTTGATCAGGAACCCTTAGTCTTACGGCGAAAAGATTTTTCATCTTTTTTATCGTTACTTATGCCTACATTTTCTTTTCTGTACGCTCCAGCATACCTCGCGGTACACCTTCGATGCAGTACAGAATGCTCCCCTACCGATCACCCGCCTAGCGGGGATCCTAAAGCTTCGGTAGTATGTTTGATGCCCGATTATTTTCCGTGCCCAAACCCTCGACCAGTGAGCTGTTACGCACTCTTTAAATGAATGGCTGCTTCCAAGCCAACATCCTGGCTGTTTTAGGGTTTGAACTGCGTTTGTTCAACTTAACATACACTTAGGGACCTTAGCTGTTAATCTGGGTTATTTCCCTCTCGGCCATGGACCTTAGCGCCCACAGCCTCACTCCCGTAGATATATCATAGCATTCGGAGTTTATTAGGGTTTGGTAGGCGGTGAAGCCCCCTAGCCCAATTAGTAGCTCTACCTCTATGATACGTCTGTTATACGAGGCTGTTCCTAAAAACATTTCGGGGAGAACGAGCTATCTCTCAGTTTGATTGGCCTTTCACCCCTATCCACAGGTCATCCCATAGCTTTTCAACGCTAATGGGTTCGGTCCTCCAGTTTGTGTTACCAAACCTTCAACCTGCCCATGGATAGATCACAAAGTTTCGCGTCTACCCCCACTGACTAAGCGCCCTGTTAGGACTCGCTTTCGCTGCGGCTCCGTTACTGAAGAACTTAACCTCGCCAGTGAGGAGTAACTCGTAGGCTCATTATGCAAAAGGCACGCCGTCACCCGTTTCCAGGCTCCGACCGCTTGTAGGCGCACGGTTTCAGGTACTATTTCACTCTCCTGTTCGGAGTACTTTTCACCTTTCCCTTACGGTACTGGTTCACTATCGGTCTCTAGGGAGTATTTAGCCTTACCAGATGGTGCTGGCAGTTTCACACAGGATTCCTCCGGTCCCGCGCTACTCAGGATACCGCTCGTCCGTCGCAATTTACGCCTACAGGGCTATCACCTGCTATGGCTCATCTTTCCAGATGATTCAACTTGATGCGACTTTCTAAATGCGGTCCTACAACCCCGGGGCAGCACGCCGCCCCGGTTTGGGCTCTTCCCCGTTCGCTCGCCACTACTTAGGGAATCATTAATTTATTTTCTTTTCCTGCAGGTACTTAGATGTTTCAGTTCCCTGCGTTGGCCACCTTTCGGTTGACATGCCTTCAGCATGCCGGGTTGTCCCATTCGGAAATCTACGGATATAACGCTCGTTTGCAGCTCCCCGTAGCTTATCGCAGCTTACCACGTCCTTCTTCGCCTCCTAGAGCCTAGGCATTCACCATGCGCCCTTATTCGCTTTAAAAATCTTAAGTATTTTAACACTCGCGTGTTTTACAACTTGTTTTCCCAATATGTCAAAGAACTTTTCTTTAGCCAGCATCATAATTACTATGAGACCTCAGCTCTGCAGCTGAACGCTAAAAAACTTTTGCCAATGTTAAGGTTGCGAACCTTCAGAACTGTTTTCTATAACCACCTTTGTGATCTAAAAACATTCAACATCATTTTGTAAAGAACTTTCTTCTAAGTGGAGGATATCGGAGTCGAACCGATGACCCTCTGCGTGCAAGGCAGATGCTCTAGCCAACTGAGCTAACCCCCCAAAGTTTTGATTGGTAAGTCCAGCTTCTCTTTCGCACCTTCCGGTCCCTGGCAGACTTACTTTAGTAGACCCGAGCAGATTTGAACTGCTGACCCCTACATTATCAGTGTAGTGCTCTAACCAGGCTGAGCTACGGATCTGTTACGGGTACCACTTTCGCAGTAACGCAATTTTCTTTTTAAAGAACTTTTGTTCGGCAAGCTTCATCTTTCGTTCCGCACCTGACGGACGCTTCAGCAGCTGGCCTCTTAAAAACATTAAAAGAGTGGAAACAACAGCGCAGGTATATGCGCTCTAAAAAGGAGGTATTCCAGCCGCACCTTCCGATACGGCTACCTTGTTACGACTTAGCCCCAATTACCGATTTTACCCTAGGCGGCTCCTTGCGGTTGCCGACTTCAGGTCCCCCCGGCTTTCATGGCTTGACGGGCGGTGTGTACAAGGTCCGGGAACGTATTCACCGTATCATTGCTGATATACGATTACTAGCGATTCCAGCTTCATGAGGGCGAGTTGCAGCCCTCAATCCGAACTGAGATAGGATTTTTGAGATTAGCAGCCTGTTACCAGGTAGCAGCCCTTTGTTCCTACCATTGTAGCACGTGTGTAGCCCTGGGCATAAAGGCCATGATGACTTGACATCATCCCCTCCTTCCTCGCGTCTTACGACGGCAGTTTCTTTAGAGTTCCCAGCTTAACCTGTTGGCAACTAAAGATAGGGGTTGCGCTCGTTGCGGGACTTAACCCAACACCTCACGGCACGAGCTGACGACAGCCATGCAGCACCTTACTGGCGGTGTATTGCTACAAAGTCCCCTTTCAGAGACGGTCCACCAGCATTCTAGCCCAGGTAAGGTTCCTCGCGTATCATCGAATTAAACCACATGCTCCACCGCTTGTGCGGACCCCCGTCAATTCCTTTGAGTTTCAACCTTGCGGTCGTACTTCCCAGGTGGATTACTTAATGCTTTCGCTCAGACACTTACTGTATATCGCAAATGTCGAGTAATCATCGTTTAGGGCGTGGACTACCAGGGTATCTAATCCTGTTTGATCCCCACGCTTTCGTGCCTCAGCGTCAATATTTGTGTAGCCTGCTGCCTTCGCAATCGGTGTTCTATGTCATATCTAAGCATTTCACCGCTACATGACATATTCCGCAAACCTCCACAACATTCAAGAACTATAGTATCCACGGCAGTTTCCAAGTTAAGCTTGGAGATTTCACCACGGACTTACAATTCCGCCTACGCACCCTTTAAACCCAGTGAATCCGGATAACGCTTGCACCCTCCGTATTACCGCGGCTGCTGGCACGGAGTTAGCCGGTGCTTATTCCTATGGTACCGTCAACACCCTTAGAAAAAGGTGGTTTCTTCCCACATAAAAGAAGTTTACAATCCAGAGGACCTTCATCCTTCACGCGGCATGGCTGGTTCAGACTTGCGTCCATTGACCAATATTCCTTACTGCTGCCTCCCGTAGGAGTCGGGCCCGTGTCTCAGTGCCCGTGTGACTGGTCGCGCTCTCACGCCAGTTACTGATCGTCGGCTTGGTGAGCCGTTACCTCACCAACTACCTAATCAGACGCACGCCCATCTTCAAGCGCCTCAGCTTTAATGGCTGTCTGATGCCAGACCACCATCTTACGGGGTATTAATCCAAATTTCTCTGGGCTATCCCCCACTTGAAGGAAGGTTGCGTACGTGTTCCGCACCCGTTTGCCGGTCGCCGCCCGGTATTGCTACCTGCGCTGCCCCTCGACTTGCATGTATTAGGCCTGCCGCTAGCGTTCATCCTGAGCCAGGATCAAACTCTCCATTGTAAAGAAGTTGTTTGAACTGACTAAATTTACTCTCGTAAATCAGACGTTTCAATTTAATGTTGTCGCTAACATTACCTGTGTTTTGTTACATTTCTGTAACGTGCTGTTGTTTCCAAACTTTCAAAGATCTTTCATCAAAACTCCCCGCAATTACTGCGGTAAATCTTAACTACTTGTTGTCAATATTCAGGTTGCGAACCTGCAGGCCTTAAAGCCGATATCATCATTAAATCTTAAAGAACTTTTTCGCTTTCCCTCTTTCGTGCGCCACCGTTTCAGTGACCGTGTTTCGAAGGGAGTGCAAAGGTAGTGATTATTTTCTTTCTTCCAAATTTTCGGTCAGAAATTTTATTTTTTATTTTTCTGATCCTCAACTACTTATGCGGGTAAAATTCTTTATAGTGAAGTGTGCTTTTCCCTTCGGGCCGAGCTACATTCTCCCGCTCCTTTCAAGCGGATTGCAAAGATAGAATGTTTTCAGATTACAGCAAAATTTTAAGGCGCAACTTTTCAAAAAAACTTGCGCAAATACCTCCCCTTCCTTCAAAATCACGCACAACACTTATTAATATATAGAAAGTGGAAAATGACGCCGCATCCGTCCACTAAAATTCTTGCCCGCACCGACCCCGATCCGCATTTATACTACCTTCATATCCATGGGTCCCACTTCTTCCTGCTCGCCCGACATCGGCCGGGCACTCGATTTCTTCGCCTCCGTTTCTCCCCTGTCCACCGCCGCACGCGATGCCATCAGCCATTGCATGACACTCGAATCCTTCCCCAGGAAGCACTGTTTCCAACAGGCGAAACGGCCGGCAACACATTTGTTCATGGTCGCCAAAGGCCTCGTCCGCAGCTTTTACCAACATAATAACCGGGAAATCACCCTGCTGCTGGGAATGGAAAGCTGCATCGTTTGCGCGATGGACAGCCTCCTCAGCGGAAAACCCGCCTATTACAACATCGAAACCCTGGAAGACAGTGACATCATCTCCATTTCATACGCCGACCTGGAACGCCTGTACAGCGAGTTTCACGAGATCGAGCGCCTGGGCAGGCTCATGATCAGCCAATATTACCTGGAGCAGGATTTGAGCTTGCGGTCGCAGCGGTTCCTTTCCGCCCGCGAGCGCTACCAGGAATTGATGCAAAAACAACCGGAACTATTGCAACGGGTACCGCTGCAGTTTGTGGCGTCGTACCTCGGCATGTCCGCAGAAACGTTGAGCCGTATCCGTGGGTAGCGCAACAGCGGGCCCGTGCAAAACACTCCGGTCAGGAATGTTTGCACGATGCACCTAATATAATGACTCTCAAAAGCTTAATGATAATTGGCAGGACGATTTTCTGCGTGGGGCGTTGGCTTTATTGGACTCTCAAAAGCAAAAATTCTTTCCTGGCGGACGGTACGATAACAACATGAAAACAGAAAGGTTCAGATGTTGCCCTAATTATTTCCTCCCCGTGATTTACGAATATCGTCAACTCCACGGTATGCTTGCAGCAGTGCTCCTGCTTATGTGACTTATTGTGATTTGCCGGCGGCGGGCGAAGCATGGTCTGGCCAGGTTGCGTTATTTTCCCTGGCTTCCGAGGTTTTCCACAGATTGCAGCATCCGGGCGAGGCTATCCGGTTTTTGCCAGCGGAGCCTTCCGAAAGCGGAGACTTTTACCGGTTTGATGCCGCAGAACTCAAGCGTGGCGTGCTTCATGGCGCGGTGACCCGCGTTGCGGTAGACGAGCCAGTTATACCATAGCGGGCTATCCATTGTGGTGATGAGGCGGCCCGATTTCCCTTGCAACAGCTTGTCCCACAGCGAGGAATTGTCGCGGTACTTAAAGGCTTTGCCGGGAAGGAATACCCTGTCGATAAAGCCTTTCATCAGCGCGGGGTACGTTCCCCACCAGGTGGGGTAAACCCAAACCAGGTGATCGCACCACTGGATATCGGCCCATGCGGCTTCCAGGGCGGGTTCCCAGGGGGTGCGCTGGCGGTAGCCGTGATGAAGGTCGGGTTGGAAAGTTATTTCTCCGAGTTTCAGCTGGCGAACGGAATGCCCGGCTACAGCGGCTCCTTTTGCATAGGCGTCGGCCAAGGCGCCGCAGAAGCTGGCTGCATCGGGGTGGCCCAGGATCACGAGGATTTTCTTCGATTTCATGGGTGTAAAATTCAACAATGTGATGGGTGATCTTTTTGATATAAATCAATAAGTGGAATGATGGTGGTCGTGACGGATTGCCCGGTATCAGCGATAGCCGTGATGATCGTTTTTGGCAGGAGAATGATGGTGATGAAGGATTCCCCGGGATCAGTGAAAGCCGTGATCATCGTTTTTGGCGGGAGAATGCTGGAACAACCAGCACTACAAACTGCCGAAGCAAGAAAACCGAGGCGTCGACGCCCGGGAAAATGATGTTTGGAAATATTAATCCGAGGAAAGGGGGTCCGCGGCGTTGAGTAGCCGGAATATAAAAAGCATCGGAGGATAAAAAGCATCCCGATCATAAGAATACATCGGAGCATAAAAAGCATGCGGAGTATAAAAAGCATCGGAGCATAAAGAGCATCCGGAGTACAAGAAAGCATCAAAGCATAAAAAAAAGGTCCGTTAGAAAACGGACCTTCTACTAAACTAACCCAAACAAACGTTTAAAAAACGTATGTAAAATCTTGAATTTCATTTTGTTGTGCCGGGACTTCTGGCTGGAAACCGATCCTGTAATGGAGTTCATGTTTTCCAATTGCAGTTCCGGGATGTGGCGCATCCAATCTTAAGCGGAAGCTGCGGCTTCGGCGAGCTTCGCTTTGATCTTGGCTTCCACTTCGGCGGCTACTTCCGGATTGTCGAGCAGCAATTGCTTCACGGCATCGCGGCCCTGGCCGAGTTTGTTGCCTTCGTAGCTGAACCAGCTACCACTTTTCTGGACGATCCCGTATTCCACGCCCATGTCGATCAATTCGCCGACTTTGGAGATCCCGAGGCCGAAGATGATATCGAATTCGGCCATCCGGAAGGGAGGTGCCACTTTATTTTTCACCACTTTCACTTTCACGCGGTTACCTACTGCTTCGTCGCCGTCCTTGATCTGGCTCATACGGCGGATATCCAGGCGTACGGAAGCGTAGAATTTGAGGGCGTTACCGCCGGTCGTGGTTTCAGGGTTGCCGAACATCACGCCGATCTTTTCGCGCAGCTGGTTGATGAAGATGCAGCAGCAGTTCGTTTTGGAGATGGTGGCCGTCAGTTTCCTGAGTGCCTGCGACATCAGACGTGCCTGGAGGCCCATCTTGCTTTCGCCCATTTCGCCTTCCAGCTCGCCTTTCGGTACGAGGGCGGCCACTGAGTCGATCACCACTACGTCTACCGCGCCGGAAAGGATCAGGCGGTCGGCGATCTCGAGGGCCTGCTCACCATGGTCTGGCTGTGAAATCAGGAGTGAATCCACATCCACACCCAGCTTGCGGGCATATGAACTATCGAATGCGTGCTCGGCGTCGATGATGGCGCAAATGCCACCTTTTTTCTGCGCCTCCGCAATCGTATGAATCGCGACAGTCGTCTTACCCGAAGATTCAGGCCCGTAAATCTCGATGATACGGCCTTTCGGGAAACCGCCAATACCCAGGGCAATATCCAGCCCCAGCGAGCCCGTGGAAATAACCTCCATCGGCGCTTCCGCTTTTTCTCCCATCATCATCACGGATCCCTTTCCGAAATCCTTCTCGATTTTGTCCATGGTAAGGCGAAGGGCCTTCAGCTTTTCTGTATTGGCGTTTGACATATCAGTTTGAATTAGTAAGTCAGTATTTAGGTTTGTTTTCGTTTTTTTCATTCTCGGCTTGGTACTGCAAGGTAAAACTATTTTCAGATATTATCCTAAAAAAATTAGCAATTTCTTTCCAATGCTAATTTTAATAGTATGCTCCCTTCCGTTCACGATACAAAATTGCAGCGCCGCTACGCATGGGATCTGCGCAGTGAATAAATTCCTGAAAAAAAGCTGAAAAAAGAAGGAAAAAGCGGAAGTGTGCGACGCAACGGCGGCCCAAAAGCCCTACCAGCGCCGGCTTCACCCCTAACCTACCCCAAAATAAGATAGGCGCCCACCTGTGCCACGAGCCCTACGAAGAAGCCCGTCCACACCTCAGCAGGCGTATGCGCATCCAGCACCAGGCGCGCCGTACCCGCCACGCCGGCCAGCACAATGGCGATCGCCAGCGGCACCGCCACGTTCATGCCCATGCCGGCCATGAGGCAGACCAGGTAGCCCACAACGCCACCCCAGCCCACGGTATGCATGCTGATCTTCACGAAACTGTTGGCCACAAAGGATATCACCACGGCAATGAACACACCGAGCCAGAACGCATTATAAAATGCCGGCGCCGCCCCTTCGCGCTTGAAGGTATAAAACGCCCAGAAGTAAAATATGATAGAGGCTACGTAGGGAATGATCCGGTCTTTCTGGTCTTTCATCGTAATACTGCCCACGAAACCCAGGGCTTTCGATAAAGACACCACCAGCATGGGGAACAGCACGCTTGCCACCGCCACGCGGATGAAAAGCACGTCGTAATCCCAGCGGAAACTGTTGCTGCGGAACGAAGTAAAGAATTCGGGCAGCGCCGTTACGGACAGAAAAGTCACGAGCAGCGGGATAAATAAAGGATGCAGAACGTACGAAAATACGTTCGCCAAAGCCCTCGTCACGGGCGAAAAAGTCGGTTTCTGCTCTTCCATGAATGTCATCATAATTCCTTGCGTAAACGCGCCACCGGTATATTCAACTGCTCCCGGTACTTGGCCACGGTGCGCCGCGCGATGTTGTAACCCTTGTCTTGCAGCATCTTGGTCAGGTTCTCGTCGCTCAGCGGCTTGCGCTTGTTTTCCCCGCCGATCATGTCGGCCAGGATTTTCTTCACTTCGCGGGTCGATACTTCCTCACCGCTGTCTGTGCTGAGCGATTCGGAGAAAAAGAATTTCAGCTTGAAGGTGCCGAATTCGGTTTGAACGTATTTGCTGTTGGCCACGCGGCTCACCGTCGAAATATCGAGCTGGGTGATATCCGCTATATCCTTGAGGATCATGGGCCGCATCGTGGTTTCGTCGCCCGTCAGGAAGAAATCGTGCTGATAGTTCAGGATCGCTTCCATGGTGCTCAGCAGGGTGTGCTGGCGTTGCTTGATGGCGTCGATGAACCATTTGGCCGCATCGATCTTCTGTTTGATGAACAACACCGCCTCTTTCTGGCGTTTATCTTTTTTATCGCCCCGGTCGTATTCCTTCAGCATTTCGCGGTAACCTTCCGAAATCCGGAGGTCGGGCGCGTTTTTGCTGTTGAGGGACAGTTCCAGTTTGCCATTGTTGTTCATGATGAAAAAATCCGGGATCACATAGCTTTCCGCCTTGTTCATCACGCTGTAATTGGCGCCAGGCTTGGGGTTCAGCTTGATGATCTGGCCGATGGCCTCGCGGAGATCTTCGTCCGTAAGGTTCAGGGCGCGTTGTATTTTCTCGTAATGTTTTTTCGTGAATTCGTCGAAGTAGTCGTCGAGGATGCGGGTGGCGTAGATAACGCCTTCATCGTCCTGCGGTTTTCTCCGCAGCTGGAGCAGGAGGCATTCCTTGAGATCGGCGCAGCAAACGCCGGGCGGGTCGAACGTCTGGATCATTTTGATCATCTGGCGGATTTCTTCCTCATCGGTTTCCACATTCTGGGAAAAGGACAGGTCGTCTACGATGGCGGAAGCCTCGCGGCGGAGGTACCCGTCGTCATCGATCGAGCCGATGATCTGTTCGGCGATGCGGCGCTGGCGCTCGTCGAGCGTCTGCAGCCCCAACTGATCGAGCAGGTGGTCGTGGAAAGTGGTTTCCACACGGATGGGCATGGTGCGCTGCTCGTCGGGGTCCGGATAATTATCGTCGCGGAGTTTGTAGTCGGCGATTTCGTCGTCGCCCTCAGACACGTATTCGGAGATATCTATATTATCGTATTCGCTTTCGCTGCCATCGGGCTCGAATTCGTCTTCAGCACCCGCTTCGAATTCCTCGGCGGGCTTTTCCATTTCGTCGTCGGGAGAGGAGCCGTCTTCACTGTATTCGAGTGCGGGATTTTCTTCCAGTTCTTCCTTGATCCGCTCTTCCAGATTGGCAGTAGGTACCTGCAGCAGTTTCATGAGCTGAATTTGCTGAGGCGACAGTTTCTGTAATAATTTCTGTTGTTGGGTCTGCTTTAACATGGCTCGTTCCTTTTTACCACTTGTCCTCCCCGTCCAGGCTTAATTGATCCGGAAGCAAGCGGAACGACCTTCGGTGAAAGGGCGTATCGCCGTGGTTACGGATTGCGTCTCTGTGCTGGCGGGTCGGATAACCTTTGTTGTCTTTCCAGCCATAGTTCGGGAATTGTTCATGCAGGTTTTGCATGTATTCGTCCCGATAGGTTTTGGCCAGCACCGATGCTGCAGCTATGGAAGCATATTTTCCGTCGCCCTGAATTATGCAGGTATGCGGGATATTGCCATAGGGAGTGAACCGGTTACCATCGATGAGTAACAACTGGGGCTGTAGCGATAATCGTGCCAAAGCGATGTGCATCGCTTTGAACGAGGCTTTCAGGATATTGATCCTGTCAATTTCCTCGTTATCGACGCTGGCAACGGCGAAGGCTAAAGCCCGGGTTTCGATGACGGTCCTCAGTTCGAACCGGTCGGATTCCGTCATTTGTTTGGAATCGTTGAGGAACGGGTGGCTGAAATCTCTCGGCAAAATAACCGCCGCGGCGAACACGGGGCCTGCGAGGCATCCCCTTCCGGCTTCATCGCATCCGGCTTCCGTGAGTTCGTCCTGAAAATAAGGCAGCAGCAAGGTTACTGGTTTAGTTGGCGCTAAAATTACAAAAACCGGCCGAATGATTCCGGAATTGATAAAAATCATCCGCGGTGCCGGT
Proteins encoded in this region:
- a CDS encoding Crp/Fnr family transcriptional regulator, producing the protein MGPTSSCSPDIGRALDFFASVSPLSTAARDAISHCMTLESFPRKHCFQQAKRPATHLFMVAKGLVRSFYQHNNREITLLLGMESCIVCAMDSLLSGKPAYYNIETLEDSDIISISYADLERLYSEFHEIERLGRLMISQYYLEQDLSLRSQRFLSARERYQELMQKQPELLQRVPLQFVASYLGMSAETLSRIRG
- a CDS encoding NAD(P)H-dependent oxidoreductase, whose protein sequence is MKSKKILVILGHPDAASFCGALADAYAKGAAVAGHSVRQLKLGEITFQPDLHHGYRQRTPWEPALEAAWADIQWCDHLVWVYPTWWGTYPALMKGFIDRVFLPGKAFKYRDNSSLWDKLLQGKSGRLITTMDSPLWYNWLVYRNAGHRAMKHATLEFCGIKPVKVSAFGRLRWQKPDSLARMLQSVENLGSQGK
- the recA gene encoding recombinase RecA; translation: MSNANTEKLKALRLTMDKIEKDFGKGSVMMMGEKAEAPMEVISTGSLGLDIALGIGGFPKGRIIEIYGPESSGKTTVAIHTIAEAQKKGGICAIIDAEHAFDSSYARKLGVDVDSLLISQPDHGEQALEIADRLILSGAVDVVVIDSVAALVPKGELEGEMGESKMGLQARLMSQALRKLTATISKTNCCCIFINQLREKIGVMFGNPETTTGGNALKFYASVRLDIRRMSQIKDGDEAVGNRVKVKVVKNKVAPPFRMAEFDIIFGLGISKVGELIDMGVEYGIVQKSGSWFSYEGNKLGQGRDAVKQLLLDNPEVAAEVEAKIKAKLAEAAASA
- the rpoN gene encoding RNA polymerase factor sigma-54, with translation MKLLQVPTANLEERIKEELEENPALEYSEDGSSPDDEMEKPAEEFEAGAEDEFEPDGSESEYDNIDISEYVSEGDDEIADYKLRDDNYPDPDEQRTMPIRVETTFHDHLLDQLGLQTLDERQRRIAEQIIGSIDDDGYLRREASAIVDDLSFSQNVETDEEEIRQMIKMIQTFDPPGVCCADLKECLLLQLRRKPQDDEGVIYATRILDDYFDEFTKKHYEKIQRALNLTDEDLREAIGQIIKLNPKPGANYSVMNKAESYVIPDFFIMNNNGKLELSLNSKNAPDLRISEGYREMLKEYDRGDKKDKRQKEAVLFIKQKIDAAKWFIDAIKQRQHTLLSTMEAILNYQHDFFLTGDETTMRPMILKDIADITQLDISTVSRVANSKYVQTEFGTFKLKFFFSESLSTDSGEEVSTREVKKILADMIGGENKRKPLSDENLTKMLQDKGYNIARRTVAKYREQLNIPVARLRKEL
- a CDS encoding ribonuclease HII; protein product: MGKLPAPRMIFINSGIIRPVFVILAPTKPVTLLLPYFQDELTEAGCDEAGRGCLAGPVFAAAVILPRDFSHPFLNDSKQMTESDRFELRTVIETRALAFAVASVDNEEIDRINILKASFKAMHIALARLSLQPQLLLIDGNRFTPYGNIPHTCIIQGDGKYASIAAASVLAKTYRDEYMQNLHEQFPNYGWKDNKGYPTRQHRDAIRNHGDTPFHRRSFRLLPDQLSLDGEDKW